Sequence from the Maribellus comscasis genome:
GATATAATGATCTATATTAGCGCACATATCGGCATACACAGCCCTTCGTCGACTTGTATTTGAACTTGGGGAGGCTAATTTGGGTGGTTTTGTATCTTCCGGCTTGGTTTTAACCTCGCCAGGTACCATGTAAGGGGGATGTGGTCCGATAAAACTTACGTTTAAATAGAAAGGCTCAACCTTATCGTATTTTTTTATAAAGTCAGCTGCCTGTAACCCGATAAATCCATCCTCAGAATCATCAGGGGCCAGCGGATGATGCCCAGATCGGATACCTTCCCGTACCTCATTAAAATATTTTTCCAGAAGTCCTTTCTGTTTCAAATAATTTATGTAATCATCTATATTTTCTGTGTTATCATTGTTAGGAATGTGCTCGCCTACATCAAGACATTGTACTAAATAGTCTATTCCATATTTCCCGATTTCCGCTTTATCCTCTTTGGTAACATCAATCCCTACTGCATATCTGTCAATATAGTGATGCTTTCCAATTAGAGCTGTAAAGTAACCAGCGTTTTGCAGATGGTTCATAAAGGTTTCATCTCTTAAGTCATTATGGATCGGCCCGGTTTGATTACCATATATTTTAGTCCGGCTTGGATATAGACCGGTTATTATTGAAGTTCTTGAAGGTTGACATAAAGGGGCTGCCGTATATGCATGTTCAAAAACAACTCCATCTTTAGCCAGCGTCATCAATTTTGGCATTTGGTTCAAATGATCCGGACGCATCTGATCAACCTGGATAAGAATAATATTTGGCTTTTTCTGACTGATTTGTGCCCCTGCCGGAATCGATAGGCTCAATATAATTGCCCCAACCAGAAAAAATGAAGTGATATTTATACGTTTAAACATGATCAAAATTTTTAGGTAATTAATTTGCTTTAAGACCGGCATTATAATTGGAAATTGCTTCAGAAGTTCTTAATGCACGGTTATATACTTTCATAAGATGAATTGTTCCATCAAAATTTCTATTAAGAATGCAAATATTAGTATCGTTAAGTCCCTTTAAATAGGGATAAATCCGTCCCCAACCGTAATCTCTTTCGACATTATCGCCATCGCTAAGTATTCCATCCACCAAAACGGTGGCAATTTTTGCAGCTCCGTCAATAATAAATACGATATGGTGTAATTCATTTTCTGCAATTCTGTTTTTATCGGAAGTAAAGATTGTGTTTTCGCGAAGATCTGCTTCTCTTATTTCTCCATCATTTAACTCAATCTCAATCGTGTTATTTTTTTGTAATGAAACCTTTATACCTTTGTGTTTGGGACCGATTGTACTAAACAATTGCTGTCCCGCAGAAAAATTTGTGACAGTCATCCAAAATTCTATTGTAAAACTGCCACCAAAAGACAAATCCGGTAATTGAGGAAAGTTTATTTTCTTCTGCGACAACATTTGCACATCTGAATTCATAATCAAACCATCAACGGTCAAATCAGTTACTTTTCCCTGATTCCACATCCCCTCAATTATATCAGTATTTATCTCGTGAACTCTGGCTGCATTTTTTTGTGTTTCTGTAATCCATAACCGCCCATTCTCTTCAATAAAATCAGGATAGCTCATTCCCAAAACGGCAGGATCATTATCATATAAAACTATCTCAGGTTGAGACCACATTATATTTCCCCTTTCTTCTGTTCCCCCTGAAATCCATACGGGATTTCGTCCATTGTATGAATTTTTTCTAAAATTATTATGAAACCAAAACAGGTATTTCCCGTCCTCAGTTTTAAATATTTTAGGGCATGCACGAGGGTTTCCAATGCGCTGTCCTTTTTTATATGTCATATATTGTGGTTTGGAAAATGTTTTTCCATCATCTGAACTTATCGAATATGCCGGAGAACCATCAATGGTTCTGTAAACCACATACAAATCACCATTATTTAGAACAACCATATTATGCTCTGACTGTACTTTACCAAATTCCGGATTCCATATGCCGGTATCTCCTTCAGGGAAAGTTTCCCATCGAATCTTACCTGGATCATTTTCATAAAGGATATTGTTACTTTTCAAAATAAAGCCTTCGCTCCTTTTAAAAAATTCAGGTTGATCAGATTCTTTCCTAAGTATTTTTGTAAATGCTATATATGCTGCCTTATCTGTAACAACAGGTTTATCGATGCTCCAAAAAAATTGATGTTCCCCATGTGTGTAATTTTCCTTATCAATCTGAGTTATTTTGATAGGAACCTCGAATCTGTTTTCCGACCAGCTTTTACCGTTATTGTCAGAGTATTTAAACATAAAAGGGCCACTCATAACCCCTTCTATTCCTTCAAAACCATATTTATTGTAATTATAAAAAACATAAACACGGCCACTTGGAACTTTTAACGGAACAGCCCATGATGACTGTGGCACACCAGGAGGTTCAACATTTACAGGTTCTGTCCACGTTCTGCCCTTATCATAACTTCTGGTTGCTATAATATTATTCATGTAAGCATGTTCAATTCCTGAAGAGGTTGTTAAGATGCAAAGCCAACTGCCGTCATCACATACAATGACATAGGGTTGGTCAGCATAAGTTTTGCTCGGGATTTCGTTTCCATTTCCAATATAGCGGGGATCTGAATTAGACCAGTCAATATATTGTGCAGATGCACAAAAATGGAAAACAAGTCCGAAAATAACATGTAAGGTTCTAGTCTTCATCAGGATACAGAAGTTAGTTTTAATATGTAAGTCTCCCTAATTATCCAAATAAACTGCGAGTATGTTAAACGTTTACTATTATTAGGCGAACCGGATATTTCTTTAACACCCGGTTCGCTTAATAAAATTACTTATTTGTATCTTATCAAATATATTGGTATCCTACCAAGCAGGGTCTTGTTGTAATACACCTACCTGAATATCAAGCTCACTTTCCGGTAAAGGCCAGTAATCATTTTTTTCAAGATTAAATACTGCACCTTGCATAAAAGACCTGAATTCTGAGTCTTTGGTTATATATGATGGAATTACTTCATCCAGTTTTCCCCAGCGACGAAGGTCAAAAAACCGGTTTCCTTCCATAGCGGTTTCCAAACGAATTTCCATATGCACAGCTTCCCTGGCATACTCCTGACTTGGAAAGCTTTCATATTGCCCTAACAAATAATTTGCAGCAGGTTGATCCCAATCTACCTCAGCTCCTTCTGAGGAAGGAGCATTTGGAAAAACATAGGAAGTACATTTTCCCATAACAAAATCATTAGCCGACCTTCCTCTAACTTGGTTCACCAAGTTTTTAGCCAATTCGAGATCGTTATCTTCAACTGCACATTCTGCTCTCCACAATAAAACGTGCGCATATCGTATTAACCTTGTGTTTAAAGCCGTTGAACGGGCAAAAGCTGCGTGCGATGCAATTCCAACTAAAGCTTTCGGATACATTCTCTTTTTGAGTTCGAATGGCCCTCCATTAGCAGGGTCGCGGGCCCAACCTGTACAAATTCCCCAATCCATAAACGGAATGCCACGTCTTGCAACAGTCCAATCTAAACGAGGATCTACTAAATCATCTGGCGGTACAAACTCATCAGTAGAAGCAAGTCCCATATCATTTTTCAAATTTGTATCATCAAATTTTGGCCCACTAAAACCTAAAAGCGGTAATCCATTCTCATCTACTTTATAGGCATTTACAAGATCTATTGATGGCTGATACATCCCGCAACAAACACCTAGCCCAGCAGTTGGAGGCGGATTTGTTGTCCAAATATCAGGAGTACCATTGAATCCTTGAGCGGTTCCATCGTTAACGGCTCTTTGAATTTCAAAAATAGATTCCTGATTATTTTGATGTTCATAATCAAAGTTGTCGAAGTAGTGGTCAGCCAAACTATACTTATCACTGGTTATTATCTGATCCAGAAGTGTTTTTGCATCACTGTATTTCTCCTGATGCAGTTGAACATAAGCTTTTAATGCCATAGCCGCATATTTTGTAGCTCTTCCTGGTTCTCCAGAAAAACTTTCCGGCAACAATAAGATTGCATCATCCAAGTCCTGTTCAATTTCAGACCAAATCGGGTGATCATTAGGAACTTTTTCAATTTCTATTTCTTCATTTGAAATAAATGGTACCTGGAAATGCATTCTTTGCAACCTGAAATGATAAAATCCTCTTAAAAATTTTGCCTGCCCCATGGCTAAGTCTTTTTCAGAGTCAGTCATATCATCTGCCTTTAGAATTGCATTTATACAATCATTGGCCCGAGAAACTCCGTCATATAAAACTACCCATTTATTAACAATATGGGGATTACTTGGCATCGCAACAAAACGTTCTATTTCACCTCCTTCTGCAAGATCAGATAAGGTAGATCCTTTATAAGCGTCATCGGAAGCACAATCCCAAACCCAATTCGTAGGCGAGGCAGAGTATGCTTCCCTAGGCCATCCCGATTTTATTGCGGCGCCTTTCACCAATGTATAACTTGCTGTTAAGAGCAGATCTACTCCTTCTTTTGTATTGAAATCCTCCAAAGAAACCACACCTGTTGGTTTCTTATATAGAAACTCTTCACCACATGAAGTTGCTAAAAATATTGCTATCAAAAGTAGAAATATACTACTTTGTTTTATGTTTGCTATTCTCTTTTTCATTATATATTGATTTAAAAATTACTGATTAAAAAGTTACATTTATACCAAACATATAGGTTTTAACAGTTGGCCACCTGCCGGCATCTACACCAAAATTGATTCCTGAACTATAAAAGGCTGGATCAAGACCATCGTATCCTGTGATAGTCACAAGATTCTGTGCTACAACGTATAAACGTAAGTTTTCTAACCCAATTTTATTGATAACTGTATTTGAGAAAGTGTAACCAACCTGCAGATTTCTCAATCTTAAATAGGAACCATCTTCTACGTAATAGGAACTTGGCAGTTGACTTACCTGATCGTTTATCTCCGCCAATGGCATTTTTGCGTCTGCATTATTGCTCAGATGTGGACTTCCCCAGGAATCATATAACCTTCTTGTTCCACGCCAGAATTCCATATAATTGAAATCCAAAATACGACGGTCAAGATTTAAAACATCATTTCCAATACTGGAATAAAACATGGCAGAAAGATCAAAATTCTTGTATGTAAAATTCAAATTAAGACCAAGTGTTAAATCGGGATGTGGATTGCCGATTGACGTCCTGTCATCTGAATTAATTACTTTATCATCATTAATATCAGCAAATATAAAATGACCTGCTTTGTTATATGTCGGGTCTAATTCATTGGGGAAATATGCTTCTGCTTCCCCATCGGTCTGGAATATTCCCAATACTTCATATCCATAAAATTCAGGGAAAGAAGTGCCTTTCTTGGCATAAGTATAATATTGATCTCTATAAATTGAGCCATAATTTACTTCATCTTCTGCATCCGAC
This genomic interval carries:
- a CDS encoding sulfatase family protein; its protein translation is MFKRINITSFFLVGAIILSLSIPAGAQISQKKPNIILIQVDQMRPDHLNQMPKLMTLAKDGVVFEHAYTAAPLCQPSRTSIITGLYPSRTKIYGNQTGPIHNDLRDETFMNHLQNAGYFTALIGKHHYIDRYAVGIDVTKEDKAEIGKYGIDYLVQCLDVGEHIPNNDNTENIDDYINYLKQKGLLEKYFNEVREGIRSGHHPLAPDDSEDGFIGLQAADFIKKYDKVEPFYLNVSFIGPHPPYMVPGEVKTKPEDTKPPKLASPSSNTSRRRAVYADMCANIDHYIGNIIETLESKKYLDNTVILFVSDHGDNLGDYGIWDKRYFYEQSVGVPLVIYGKGVPGRNIRFGSVRSKALVSTLDIYPTILSVAGVDISDLDRPGKNLIEIAKGNPSALRSAVFSELGTCAMIRTASWKMVFDPEQGGTCYLFNLINDPEEKNNLSGMPGYEAITADLTSQLLSKYITNFQTTQGKEQIRLQKVRVRSKD
- a CDS encoding LamG-like jellyroll fold domain-containing protein: MKTRTLHVIFGLVFHFCASAQYIDWSNSDPRYIGNGNEIPSKTYADQPYVIVCDDGSWLCILTTSSGIEHAYMNNIIATRSYDKGRTWTEPVNVEPPGVPQSSWAVPLKVPSGRVYVFYNYNKYGFEGIEGVMSGPFMFKYSDNNGKSWSENRFEVPIKITQIDKENYTHGEHQFFWSIDKPVVTDKAAYIAFTKILRKESDQPEFFKRSEGFILKSNNILYENDPGKIRWETFPEGDTGIWNPEFGKVQSEHNMVVLNNGDLYVVYRTIDGSPAYSISSDDGKTFSKPQYMTYKKGQRIGNPRACPKIFKTEDGKYLFWFHNNFRKNSYNGRNPVWISGGTEERGNIMWSQPEIVLYDNDPAVLGMSYPDFIEENGRLWITETQKNAARVHEINTDIIEGMWNQGKVTDLTVDGLIMNSDVQMLSQKKINFPQLPDLSFGGSFTIEFWMTVTNFSAGQQLFSTIGPKHKGIKVSLQKNNTIEIELNDGEIREADLRENTIFTSDKNRIAENELHHIVFIIDGAAKIATVLVDGILSDGDNVERDYGWGRIYPYLKGLNDTNICILNRNFDGTIHLMKVYNRALRTSEAISNYNAGLKAN
- a CDS encoding RagB/SusD family nutrient uptake outer membrane protein, with translation MKKRIANIKQSSIFLLLIAIFLATSCGEEFLYKKPTGVVSLEDFNTKEGVDLLLTASYTLVKGAAIKSGWPREAYSASPTNWVWDCASDDAYKGSTLSDLAEGGEIERFVAMPSNPHIVNKWVVLYDGVSRANDCINAILKADDMTDSEKDLAMGQAKFLRGFYHFRLQRMHFQVPFISNEEIEIEKVPNDHPIWSEIEQDLDDAILLLPESFSGEPGRATKYAAMALKAYVQLHQEKYSDAKTLLDQIITSDKYSLADHYFDNFDYEHQNNQESIFEIQRAVNDGTAQGFNGTPDIWTTNPPPTAGLGVCCGMYQPSIDLVNAYKVDENGLPLLGFSGPKFDDTNLKNDMGLASTDEFVPPDDLVDPRLDWTVARRGIPFMDWGICTGWARDPANGGPFELKKRMYPKALVGIASHAAFARSTALNTRLIRYAHVLLWRAECAVEDNDLELAKNLVNQVRGRSANDFVMGKCTSYVFPNAPSSEGAEVDWDQPAANYLLGQYESFPSQEYAREAVHMEIRLETAMEGNRFFDLRRWGKLDEVIPSYITKDSEFRSFMQGAVFNLEKNDYWPLPESELDIQVGVLQQDPAW